A stretch of the Archangium violaceum genome encodes the following:
- the nuoL gene encoding NADH-quinone oxidoreductase subunit L, producing MDALKQYFMTAPVDPAIFAQSLWLIIALPLLGAFVCGVFGKMLGRGNVNLIACATVAGSFVLSVVAFWCVNHAPPGTTPVAMESAFSTSAIRYAIGYDYGTWFSAGTFRVNFGLMVDHLSGTLLLVITGVGFLIHLYSTSYMEHDESYWRYFAYLNLFVAAMLTLVMADNLVLLFVGWEGVGMASYLLIGFWYSDTAKAWAGRKAFVTNRIGDFAFLIASFLIVLLVGAFNSQANTGNFAAAAGNAETAQVRYREGLQMKGPLAFQGLEVMANALPSAEGTQAAVSLATPIKEGPLEGRTFGGVLTVALLLFLLGAAGKSAQFPLYVWLPDAMAGPTPVSALIHAATMVTAGVYLFSRMSYLLVMSPTAMITVAIIGAITSLLAALIAFAQDDIKKVLAYSTVSQLGIMFMGVGVGVFWAAVLHLVTHAFFKACLFLGAGSVMHGNADETDIKKLGGLRHEMKWTWGTFLVSTLAITGIVPLSGFFSKDAIFHGVHANYLHGYETATHVLYYVGLVIAACTAFYMSRVYLLTFEGKRSPEAKIPHAHESVWQMTLPLVVLAVLSVVALVYALPLMPGRNGMQPVMENFLGPVFASAERIAARGGLVKLDHTLPTLGSYLVAWVVAVSGGAAAAFMYMKFFPSRVGQPAPAFARSVRRFTQNKFYVDEAYEFLVIRPVKNVSAILFKLVDSLLIDTVAVRGTAWVTTRLGSALRYVQTGDAQAYAAVMALALLGGAVYALIQVLQ from the coding sequence ATGGATGCCCTCAAGCAATACTTCATGACCGCGCCGGTGGACCCCGCCATCTTCGCGCAGTCGTTGTGGCTCATCATCGCGCTGCCCCTGTTGGGGGCCTTCGTGTGCGGCGTGTTCGGCAAGATGCTGGGCCGCGGCAACGTCAACCTCATCGCGTGCGCGACGGTGGCCGGCTCGTTCGTGCTGTCGGTGGTGGCCTTCTGGTGCGTCAACCACGCGCCTCCGGGCACCACCCCCGTGGCGATGGAGAGCGCCTTCTCCACCAGCGCCATCCGCTACGCCATCGGCTACGACTACGGGACGTGGTTCTCCGCCGGGACCTTCCGGGTGAACTTCGGCCTGATGGTGGACCACCTGTCGGGGACGCTGCTGCTGGTCATCACCGGCGTGGGCTTCCTCATCCACCTGTACTCCACCAGCTACATGGAGCACGACGAGAGCTACTGGCGGTACTTCGCGTACCTCAACCTCTTCGTCGCCGCGATGCTCACGCTGGTGATGGCCGACAACCTCGTCCTGCTCTTCGTGGGCTGGGAGGGCGTCGGTATGGCCAGCTACCTGCTCATCGGCTTCTGGTACTCGGACACGGCCAAGGCGTGGGCCGGCCGCAAGGCCTTCGTCACCAACCGCATCGGTGACTTCGCGTTCCTCATCGCCTCCTTCCTCATCGTGCTGCTGGTGGGTGCGTTCAACAGCCAGGCGAACACGGGCAACTTCGCCGCGGCGGCCGGCAACGCGGAGACCGCCCAGGTGCGCTACCGCGAGGGCCTGCAGATGAAGGGTCCCCTGGCCTTCCAGGGCCTGGAGGTCATGGCCAACGCGCTGCCCTCGGCGGAGGGGACGCAGGCGGCGGTCAGCCTGGCGACACCCATCAAGGAGGGTCCGCTCGAGGGCCGTACCTTCGGCGGCGTGCTGACGGTGGCGCTGCTGCTGTTCCTGCTGGGCGCGGCGGGCAAGAGCGCCCAGTTCCCGCTGTACGTGTGGCTGCCGGACGCCATGGCCGGCCCGACGCCGGTCTCCGCCCTCATCCACGCGGCGACGATGGTGACCGCGGGTGTCTACCTCTTCAGCCGCATGAGCTACCTGCTGGTGATGAGCCCCACGGCGATGATCACCGTGGCCATCATCGGTGCGATCACCTCGCTGCTCGCGGCGCTCATCGCCTTCGCGCAGGACGACATCAAGAAGGTGCTCGCCTACTCCACGGTGTCCCAGCTGGGCATCATGTTCATGGGCGTGGGCGTGGGCGTGTTCTGGGCGGCGGTGCTGCACCTGGTCACCCACGCCTTCTTCAAGGCCTGCCTCTTCCTCGGCGCCGGTAGCGTGATGCACGGCAACGCGGACGAGACGGACATCAAGAAGCTGGGCGGCCTGCGCCACGAGATGAAGTGGACGTGGGGCACCTTCCTGGTGTCCACGCTGGCCATCACCGGTATCGTCCCGCTCTCCGGCTTCTTCTCCAAGGACGCCATCTTCCACGGCGTGCACGCCAACTACCTGCACGGCTACGAGACGGCCACCCACGTGCTCTACTACGTGGGCCTGGTCATCGCGGCGTGCACGGCCTTCTACATGTCGCGCGTGTACCTGCTCACCTTCGAGGGCAAGCGCTCGCCCGAGGCCAAGATTCCCCACGCGCACGAGAGCGTCTGGCAGATGACGCTGCCGCTGGTCGTCCTGGCGGTGCTCAGCGTGGTGGCGCTGGTGTACGCGCTGCCGCTGATGCCGGGCCGCAATGGCATGCAGCCGGTGATGGAGAACTTCCTGGGCCCGGTGTTCGCCAGCGCCGAGCGCATCGCCGCGCGCGGCGGGCTGGTGAAGCTGGACCACACCCTGCCCACGCTCGGCAGCTACCTGGTGGCATGGGTGGTGGCGGTGTCCGGCGGTGCGGCGGCGGCCTTCATGTACATGAAGTTCTTCCCCTCGCGGGTGGGCCAGCCGGCTCCGGCCTTCGCCCGCTCGGTGCGTCGCTTCACGCAGAACAAGTTCTACGTGGATGAGGCCTACGAGTTCCTGGTCATCCGGCCGGTGAAGAACGTGAGCGCCATCCTCTTCAAGCTGGTGGACAGCCTCCTCATCGACACGGTGGCGGTGCGTGGCACGGCGTGGGTCACGACCCGCCTGGGCAGCGCCCTGCGCTACGTGCAGACGGGAGACGCACAGGCCTATGCCGCGGTGATGGCGCTGGCCCTGCTCGGCGGCGCGGTGTACGCGCTCATCCAGGTGCTGCAATGA
- the nuoK gene encoding NADH-quinone oxidoreductase subunit NuoK, whose translation MVPISYYLILAAALFCMGMFGVLVRRNALVVFMCVELMLNAANLTFLAFAKASGDVSGHVSAFFVIAVAAAEASIGLAIVIAVFRSRGTINIEEIRTMKH comes from the coding sequence ATGGTTCCCATCTCCTACTATCTGATCCTCGCCGCCGCCCTGTTCTGCATGGGCATGTTCGGCGTCCTGGTCCGCCGCAACGCGCTGGTCGTCTTCATGTGCGTGGAGCTGATGCTCAACGCGGCGAACCTGACGTTCCTCGCCTTCGCCAAGGCGAGCGGCGATGTGTCTGGCCACGTGTCCGCCTTCTTCGTGATCGCGGTGGCCGCGGCCGAGGCGTCCATCGGCCTCGCCATCGTCATCGCCGTGTTCCGCAGCCGGGGCACCATCAACATCGAAGAAATCCGGACGATGAAGCACTGA
- a CDS encoding NADH-quinone oxidoreductase subunit J: MNIELVLFGAFALLTLLSAGLVIFARSPISSAMSLVATFFFLAGIYVLLWAHTVAVLQVLVYAGAIMVLFLFVIMLLNLGETSSSGPRMTISRIAGGAAAAGLLVVLVMAIWRMPTTGTFTGAQAVQSGFGTLAVIGQTIYTKWLLPFEAVSLLLLVGMVGAVVVAKSRI, translated from the coding sequence GTGAACATCGAGCTGGTTCTCTTCGGAGCCTTCGCGCTCCTGACGCTGCTGTCGGCCGGTCTGGTCATCTTCGCCAGGAGCCCCATCAGCTCCGCCATGTCGCTGGTGGCCACGTTCTTCTTCCTGGCCGGCATCTACGTGCTGCTGTGGGCCCACACCGTGGCGGTGCTGCAGGTGCTGGTCTACGCGGGCGCCATCATGGTGCTCTTCCTCTTCGTCATCATGCTGCTCAATCTGGGCGAGACGTCCTCGTCCGGGCCGCGGATGACGATCTCGCGCATCGCCGGTGGGGCCGCCGCGGCGGGCCTGCTGGTGGTGCTGGTGATGGCCATCTGGCGGATGCCGACCACCGGGACGTTCACGGGAGCGCAGGCCGTGCAGTCGGGCTTCGGCACGCTGGCGGTCATCGGACAGACCATCTACACCAAGTGGCTGCTGCCCTTCGAGGCGGTGAGCCTGCTGCTACTGGTCGGCATGGTGGGCGCGGTCGTGGTGGCCAAGTCGAGGATCTGA
- the nuoF gene encoding NADH-quinone oxidoreductase subunit NuoF gives MATTAFEPLISSAWGKPNSWTLDEYRKRGGYKGLEKALELTPAQIIDEVKKSNLRGRGGAGFPTGLKWSFVPKDSPKPKYLAVNGDESEPGTFKDRYILENDPHMMLEGIAIASYALGVHTCYVYLRGEFKFQAERANAAIREAYAAGIFGKKVLGKDYQLDCYVVRGAGAYICGEETALLESLEGKKGWPRLKPPFPAVVGLFGCPTVVNNVETLASVPHVFTRGASWYAGLGTDKSGGTRLVCLSGTVNRPGVYEVSLETTFNQLIFDDKYGRGLPAGRKVKAVIPGGSSAPILSPDELDIAMEFEAVKVKQTMAGSGGVIVMDDTTCMVRSLWRVARFYAEESCGQCTPCREGTPWQTRLLRKIEEGRGEPGDVEILSNVASSIAPYPPIGLGNTICALGDAAALPTHSFLMRFRDEFEAHIREHRCPFGDKPWGAFGDWS, from the coding sequence ATGGCCACAACGGCATTTGAACCGCTCATCTCGAGCGCCTGGGGAAAGCCCAACTCCTGGACGCTCGATGAGTACCGGAAGCGCGGCGGCTACAAGGGTCTGGAGAAGGCCCTGGAGCTGACGCCGGCGCAGATCATCGACGAGGTGAAGAAGTCCAACCTCCGCGGGCGCGGAGGCGCGGGCTTCCCCACCGGTCTCAAGTGGAGCTTCGTCCCCAAGGACAGCCCCAAGCCGAAGTACCTGGCGGTCAACGGCGACGAGTCCGAGCCGGGCACCTTCAAGGACCGCTACATCCTCGAGAACGACCCGCACATGATGCTGGAGGGCATCGCCATCGCGTCCTACGCGCTCGGCGTGCACACCTGCTACGTGTACCTGCGCGGCGAGTTCAAGTTCCAGGCGGAGCGCGCCAACGCGGCCATCCGAGAGGCCTACGCCGCGGGCATCTTCGGCAAGAAGGTGCTGGGCAAGGACTACCAGCTGGACTGCTACGTGGTGCGCGGCGCGGGCGCCTACATCTGCGGCGAGGAGACGGCGCTGCTGGAGAGCCTCGAGGGCAAGAAGGGCTGGCCCCGCCTCAAGCCGCCGTTCCCCGCGGTGGTGGGCCTGTTCGGCTGCCCCACGGTGGTGAACAACGTGGAGACGCTCGCCAGCGTGCCCCACGTCTTCACCCGCGGCGCGAGCTGGTACGCCGGGCTGGGCACCGACAAGTCGGGTGGAACCCGCCTGGTGTGTCTCTCCGGCACGGTGAACCGGCCGGGCGTCTACGAGGTGTCGCTGGAGACGACCTTCAACCAGCTCATCTTCGACGACAAGTACGGCCGGGGCCTGCCCGCGGGCCGCAAGGTGAAGGCCGTGATTCCGGGTGGCTCGTCGGCGCCCATCCTGAGCCCGGACGAGCTGGACATCGCCATGGAGTTCGAGGCCGTCAAGGTGAAGCAGACCATGGCGGGCTCCGGCGGCGTCATCGTGATGGATGACACCACCTGCATGGTGCGCAGCCTCTGGCGCGTGGCGCGCTTCTACGCCGAGGAGTCGTGCGGCCAGTGCACGCCGTGCCGCGAGGGCACCCCGTGGCAGACGCGCCTCCTGCGGAAGATCGAAGAGGGCCGTGGCGAGCCGGGGGACGTGGAGATCCTGAGCAACGTGGCGTCCTCCATCGCGCCCTATCCGCCCATCGGCCTGGGCAACACCATCTGCGCGCTGGGCGATGCCGCGGCGCTGCCGACCCATTCCTTCCTCATGCGCTTCCGCGACGAGTTCGAGGCGCACATCCGCGAGCACCGCTGCCCGTTCGGCGACAAGCCCTGGGGCGCGTTCGGAGACTGGTCGTGA
- the nuoE gene encoding complex I 24 kDa subunit family protein, translating to MAEPLFTPEEQKKFDAEIAEILSHYPADRKSAAMLPALRLMQDLKGWLPPEGLKLVASRLGVTPERAYEVASFYVMYHLKKPGKYTVDVCTNLSCALWGAEKMLAYLEQKLGLKAGEANERFFLRETECLASCGTAPCLQINEEHHESLTKAKVDAIFDKLP from the coding sequence ATGGCGGAGCCCCTGTTCACCCCCGAAGAGCAGAAGAAGTTCGACGCGGAGATCGCGGAAATCCTCTCGCACTACCCCGCGGATCGGAAGAGCGCCGCGATGCTCCCCGCGCTGCGGCTGATGCAGGACCTGAAAGGCTGGCTGCCCCCCGAGGGGCTCAAGCTGGTCGCCAGCCGGTTGGGCGTCACTCCCGAGCGCGCCTACGAGGTGGCGAGCTTCTACGTGATGTACCACCTCAAGAAGCCCGGGAAGTACACCGTCGACGTCTGCACCAACCTCTCCTGTGCCCTCTGGGGCGCGGAGAAGATGCTCGCCTACCTGGAGCAGAAGCTCGGGTTGAAGGCCGGTGAAGCCAACGAGCGCTTCTTCCTGCGCGAGACCGAGTGCCTGGCCTCTTGCGGCACCGCGCCGTGCCTGCAAATCAACGAGGAGCACCACGAGAGCCTGACGAAGGCCAAGGTCGACGCGATCTTCGACAAGCTCCCCTGA
- a CDS encoding TIGR02266 family protein yields the protein MNRGSDDKRDGPRVPLVLRVQFPDQARMTEVTENLSKGGIFVQTDRAFTPGEEVGLALSFPGLLNPVQVVGTVAWVRPASAEAPGGVGIRVVRDQDRQRLGEILSSAGQTRASDQTTPPAEGYRVLIVEDNPHIVEMYSYVLKKLASGELAGKVPLEVHFSPDGHHALQQLQEKRGRFSLVMTDLYMPVMDGFALIERIRAEESLKSIPVVAISAGGPEARERAMQLGVDIYLRKPVRFQEVLETVKQLLHIP from the coding sequence ATGAATCGGGGATCAGACGACAAGCGAGACGGTCCCCGAGTGCCGCTCGTGCTGCGAGTGCAGTTCCCGGATCAGGCCCGGATGACGGAGGTCACGGAGAACCTCTCCAAGGGGGGGATCTTCGTGCAGACCGACCGTGCCTTCACGCCCGGAGAGGAAGTGGGCCTGGCACTTTCTTTCCCGGGGCTCCTGAATCCGGTACAAGTCGTGGGGACGGTGGCCTGGGTACGGCCAGCGTCGGCCGAGGCGCCGGGTGGTGTCGGCATCCGGGTGGTTCGCGATCAGGACCGGCAGCGATTGGGTGAAATCTTGAGCTCGGCAGGACAGACCCGCGCGTCGGACCAGACGACTCCCCCCGCCGAGGGCTACCGTGTCCTCATCGTCGAGGACAACCCGCACATCGTCGAGATGTACAGCTACGTGCTCAAGAAGCTGGCGAGCGGCGAGCTGGCGGGCAAGGTGCCGCTCGAAGTGCACTTCTCCCCGGATGGCCACCATGCGCTGCAGCAGCTGCAGGAGAAGCGGGGCCGCTTCAGCCTGGTGATGACGGACCTGTACATGCCGGTGATGGACGGCTTCGCGCTGATCGAACGCATCCGCGCCGAGGAGTCGCTCAAGTCCATTCCGGTGGTGGCCATCTCCGCGGGCGGTCCCGAGGCGCGCGAGCGGGCCATGCAGCTGGGCGTGGACATCTACCTGCGCAAGCCCGTGCGCTTCCAGGAAGTGCTGGAGACGGTGAAGCAGCTGCTTCACATTCCCTGA
- a CDS encoding serine/threonine-protein kinase: MSKSSTHRDTVCGEALFILQTLRENSRLGRSNKLADVKAALEPSVSLEFDSYYLFLRKYLYIALDHREAQLRLTELGERMVDGELQEKFAMEVDEFFAEQLAGDAPVVQGGEEEADPTMPPPPPDILLDEAEVVRHAEPPALPRPRVSAPFEVPPPAPTPVSMPPPVASVRNEAIPLPPAAPVPPAAPVPPVAPMAPPTPMPAPVSASVSPPVTTSSKLAEPSRSGELLDQRYQKLEALGSGPLGTAYKGRLNALGLDICIKELKDIFGYFSFLQRGEVLKRLKRELCAQAQVRHPGIIQVLDQNTETARPYYVLELLHGSLKGRLEEGGGQGVPVPVAMRCFLQVAYALRAAHAVGLTHHNLKPENILFDIYGNAKLGDFGLGRVVEQDASKGLPQVFVGASGMVYLAPELIQPQRAKDAGPASDVYGLGILLYEMLTGQIPGRRSPLPSEVNPEAPAGLDAIFDKMTHDRVEQRYPDIDAMLEDFYKSFTDAQFLAKGDLILSSEPQ, translated from the coding sequence ATGTCCAAGTCCTCCACCCACCGCGATACCGTCTGCGGCGAGGCGCTGTTCATCCTCCAGACCCTGAGGGAGAACAGCCGCCTGGGACGCTCGAACAAGTTGGCCGATGTGAAGGCCGCGCTCGAGCCGTCCGTCTCGCTGGAGTTCGACAGCTACTACCTCTTCCTCCGCAAGTACCTCTACATCGCGCTGGACCACCGGGAAGCGCAGCTGCGCCTCACCGAGCTGGGCGAGCGGATGGTGGACGGCGAGCTGCAGGAGAAGTTCGCCATGGAGGTGGACGAGTTCTTCGCCGAGCAGCTCGCCGGAGACGCGCCCGTCGTCCAGGGCGGTGAGGAGGAGGCCGACCCCACGATGCCTCCCCCCCCGCCGGACATCCTGCTCGATGAGGCGGAGGTGGTTCGGCACGCGGAGCCTCCCGCCCTGCCGCGCCCCCGCGTGTCCGCGCCGTTCGAGGTGCCGCCTCCCGCGCCGACGCCGGTGTCCATGCCTCCCCCGGTGGCGAGCGTGCGCAACGAGGCCATCCCCCTGCCACCCGCGGCGCCCGTGCCACCCGCTGCGCCCGTGCCCCCCGTCGCCCCCATGGCACCTCCCACTCCGATGCCCGCCCCCGTCTCCGCGTCCGTGTCGCCGCCGGTCACCACCTCCTCGAAGCTCGCGGAGCCCTCGAGGTCCGGGGAGCTGTTGGACCAGCGCTACCAGAAGCTCGAGGCCCTCGGGTCCGGGCCGCTGGGAACGGCGTACAAGGGGCGGCTCAACGCGCTCGGGCTGGACATCTGCATCAAGGAGCTGAAGGACATCTTCGGCTACTTCTCCTTCCTCCAACGTGGCGAGGTGCTCAAGCGCCTGAAGAGGGAGCTGTGCGCCCAGGCCCAGGTGCGCCACCCGGGCATCATCCAGGTGCTGGACCAGAACACCGAGACGGCCCGGCCCTACTACGTGCTCGAGCTGCTGCACGGCAGCCTCAAGGGCAGGTTGGAGGAAGGCGGGGGACAGGGCGTGCCCGTGCCCGTGGCCATGCGCTGCTTCCTGCAGGTCGCCTATGCGCTGCGCGCCGCGCACGCCGTGGGCCTCACCCACCACAACCTCAAGCCGGAGAACATCCTCTTCGACATCTACGGCAACGCGAAGTTGGGGGACTTCGGCCTCGGCCGCGTGGTGGAGCAGGATGCCTCCAAGGGCCTGCCCCAGGTCTTCGTGGGCGCCAGCGGCATGGTGTACCTGGCCCCCGAGCTCATCCAGCCGCAGCGCGCGAAGGACGCCGGCCCCGCCTCCGACGTCTACGGGCTGGGCATCCTCCTCTACGAGATGCTCACCGGACAGATTCCGGGCCGCCGCTCGCCGCTGCCCTCCGAGGTCAACCCCGAGGCCCCCGCCGGCCTGGACGCCATCTTCGACAAGATGACCCACGACCGCGTGGAGCAGCGCTACCCGGATATCGACGCGATGCTGGAGGACTTCTACAAGTCCTTCACCGATGCGCAGTTCCTCGCCAAGGGAGACCTCATCCTCTCCTCGGAGCCCCAGTAG
- the serB gene encoding phosphoserine phosphatase SerB produces MSDSPNPQDSILVTVTGRDQPGITARLTGILAEMGAALLDIEQVVVQGQLTLCLLVRLPETRGVLKELLFAARELGVSLDFQPVASPKLPAARAPSRHVVTVVGRSLGARELHAVAERLARHAANIERINRLSEAELGSIEVHIALPPERDAEELKRSLLELAMSSNAFDVALQLESIYRRSKRLVVMDMDSTLIRIEVIDELARAYGVGDKVSRITERAMHGEMDYDESLRQRVALLEGLDAKVLHGIAANLPLTEGAETLIRVLKRLGYRTAILSGGFSVAAEALKNRLGIDYAHSNVLEEVDGKLTGRTLGPIVNARRKAELLESIAQAEGILLDQVIAVGDGANDLLMLERAGLGIAFRAKPKLRQAADTSISAGGLDTILYLLGLTRREVQEVLG; encoded by the coding sequence GTGAGCGACAGCCCGAATCCCCAGGACTCCATCCTCGTTACCGTCACCGGAAGGGACCAGCCCGGCATCACCGCCCGCCTCACCGGCATCCTCGCCGAGATGGGCGCGGCGCTGCTCGACATCGAGCAGGTGGTGGTGCAGGGGCAGCTCACCCTCTGTCTCCTGGTGCGCCTGCCCGAGACGCGCGGTGTGCTCAAGGAGCTGCTCTTCGCGGCTCGCGAGCTGGGCGTGTCGCTGGACTTCCAGCCCGTGGCCTCGCCGAAGCTCCCGGCCGCCCGGGCTCCCAGCCGCCATGTCGTCACCGTGGTGGGCCGCTCCCTGGGCGCGCGCGAGCTGCACGCCGTGGCCGAGCGTCTGGCCCGGCACGCGGCCAACATCGAGCGCATCAACCGCCTGTCCGAGGCGGAGCTCGGTTCCATCGAGGTCCACATCGCCCTGCCGCCGGAGCGGGACGCGGAGGAGCTCAAGCGCTCGCTGCTGGAGCTGGCCATGTCCTCCAACGCCTTCGACGTGGCGCTGCAGCTCGAGAGCATCTACCGGCGGAGCAAGCGGTTGGTGGTGATGGACATGGACTCCACGCTCATCCGCATCGAGGTCATCGACGAGCTGGCGCGGGCCTATGGTGTGGGCGACAAGGTGTCGCGCATCACCGAGCGCGCCATGCACGGGGAGATGGACTACGACGAGTCCCTGCGCCAGCGCGTGGCCCTGCTCGAGGGGCTGGACGCGAAGGTGCTGCACGGCATCGCCGCCAACCTCCCGCTCACCGAGGGCGCGGAGACGCTCATCCGCGTGCTCAAGCGGCTGGGCTACCGCACCGCCATCCTCAGCGGCGGCTTCTCCGTGGCCGCCGAGGCGCTCAAGAACCGGCTGGGCATCGACTACGCCCACTCCAACGTGTTGGAGGAGGTGGACGGCAAGCTCACCGGCCGCACGCTGGGGCCCATCGTCAACGCGCGCCGCAAGGCGGAGCTGCTGGAGAGCATCGCCCAGGCGGAGGGCATCCTCCTGGACCAGGTCATCGCCGTGGGTGACGGCGCGAATGACCTGTTGATGCTGGAGCGCGCGGGTCTGGGCATCGCCTTCCGCGCCAAGCCCAAGCTGCGCCAGGCGGCCGATACCTCCATCTCCGCCGGCGGCCTGGACACCATCCTCTACCTCCTGGGACTCACGCGGCGCGAGGTCCAGGAGGTGTTGGGGTAG
- a CDS encoding general secretion pathway protein GspE, whose translation MAAPRNRIGEILVKARVIDEMQLRSALAQHDQWGGRLSRIISDMGLAAEDTITEAIARGLGVQRVQLGTAKDAGALAKLDVGFAEQKSIFPVSLRDNGKTLVLAMADPTDLQTIDQVAARSRTRVIPVVAGDREIQNAILRHYRNQDPVSHSSHAATSGGSGGAGDEDEFKIVDMSGKTVRKSIADIAPNMAREDAARKAGPATTPAPVPRSGGGASAADLLDEILSAAPSPAEVFSPEEMQRLQAVQINQEKSSKILRALLELLLEKRTIQQRELAARMRPS comes from the coding sequence ATGGCCGCACCTCGCAACCGTATCGGAGAGATTCTCGTCAAGGCCCGCGTCATCGACGAGATGCAGCTGCGCAGCGCCCTGGCCCAGCACGATCAGTGGGGCGGACGCCTGTCACGCATCATCAGCGACATGGGCCTCGCCGCGGAGGACACCATCACCGAGGCCATTGCCCGGGGCCTGGGCGTGCAGCGCGTCCAGCTGGGCACCGCCAAGGACGCTGGCGCCCTCGCGAAGCTGGACGTCGGCTTCGCCGAGCAGAAGAGCATCTTCCCCGTGTCCCTGCGCGACAACGGCAAGACGCTCGTGCTCGCCATGGCGGACCCCACGGACCTGCAGACCATCGACCAGGTGGCCGCGCGCAGCCGTACGCGCGTCATCCCCGTGGTGGCCGGTGACCGGGAGATCCAGAACGCCATCCTGCGCCACTACCGCAACCAGGATCCGGTCTCACACAGCTCCCACGCGGCCACGAGCGGGGGGAGCGGCGGCGCGGGTGACGAGGACGAGTTCAAGATCGTCGACATGAGTGGCAAGACGGTGAGGAAGTCCATCGCCGACATCGCCCCGAACATGGCGAGGGAGGACGCCGCCCGGAAGGCGGGGCCCGCCACCACCCCCGCGCCCGTGCCGCGCTCCGGCGGTGGAGCGAGCGCCGCGGACCTGCTCGATGAGATCCTCAGCGCCGCGCCCTCCCCGGCCGAGGTGTTCTCTCCCGAGGAGATGCAGCGGCTGCAGGCGGTGCAGATCAACCAGGAGAAGAGCTCCAAGATCCTGCGTGCCCTGCTCGAGCTGCTGCTGGAGAAGCGCACCATCCAGCAGCGGGAGCTGGCGGCGCGCATGCGTCCCTCCTGA
- a CDS encoding DUF309 domain-containing protein → MPRGFDTCLEEGVALFDAGSFYEAHEVWEEAWRRESGPRRLLLQGLILVAAGWLKRDAGNVLGAWTLFSRALERLESLPPTCEGVDVEGLRPRVARWREGGDSTRPLLARLVARQEGER, encoded by the coding sequence ATGCCGCGCGGATTCGATACCTGCCTGGAAGAAGGGGTGGCGCTCTTCGACGCCGGCTCGTTCTACGAGGCCCACGAGGTCTGGGAAGAGGCCTGGCGGCGCGAGAGCGGCCCTCGCCGGCTGCTGCTACAGGGTCTCATCCTCGTGGCGGCGGGCTGGCTGAAGCGGGACGCGGGCAATGTCCTTGGCGCGTGGACGCTCTTCTCCCGCGCCCTCGAGCGGCTCGAGTCCCTCCCCCCCACCTGTGAAGGCGTGGACGTGGAGGGCCTGCGCCCCCGTGTGGCGCGCTGGCGCGAGGGCGGAGACAGCACCCGGCCCCTGCTCGCCCGGCTGGTGGCCCGGCAGGAAGGAGAGCGCTGA
- a CDS encoding CPXCG motif-containing cysteine-rich protein: MQPFADGLLLLCPYCGEQVEVTVDPGGPSSETYVEDCPVCCRPWVVHVSREEEDVFVHLGREDD; encoded by the coding sequence ATGCAGCCCTTCGCCGATGGGCTTCTGCTCCTGTGTCCCTACTGCGGCGAGCAGGTGGAGGTGACGGTGGACCCCGGAGGACCTTCCTCGGAGACGTACGTGGAAGACTGCCCGGTGTGCTGCCGGCCGTGGGTGGTGCACGTCTCCCGCGAGGAGGAGGACGTCTTCGTCCACCTGGGGCGCGAGGACGACTGA
- a CDS encoding Hsp20/alpha crystallin family protein, with protein MLTRWNPFIEMSNGAVALGPFKEFDQLFRELSVRQGGARELVPPADIYETAEGITLQVDLPGHDPKAIEVKVENDTLTLKSERKVERPDKDGARRLERSFGVYTRSFVLPRTVDTSRVEARYENGVLTLTLPRREEARPRVVEVKVNNG; from the coding sequence ATGCTGACCCGTTGGAATCCGTTCATCGAGATGAGCAATGGTGCCGTGGCGCTGGGGCCCTTCAAGGAGTTCGACCAGCTCTTCCGTGAGCTGTCCGTGCGCCAGGGCGGTGCGCGCGAGCTCGTCCCTCCGGCGGATATCTACGAGACGGCCGAGGGCATTACCCTGCAGGTGGACCTGCCGGGACATGATCCGAAGGCCATCGAGGTGAAGGTGGAGAACGACACCCTCACCCTCAAGTCGGAGCGCAAGGTGGAGCGCCCGGACAAGGACGGCGCGCGGCGCCTGGAGCGCAGCTTCGGTGTGTACACGCGCTCCTTCGTGCTGCCGCGCACGGTGGACACGTCCAGGGTGGAGGCCCGCTACGAGAACGGCGTGCTCACCCTGACGCTGCCGAGGCGTGAGGAGGCCCGGCCTCGCGTGGTCGAGGTGAAGGTCAACAACGGCTAG